The window GGGTTAGTGAAATCAGCTTGCCTTTCCCCAGGCAAGGTGAATGGTTGTGATTACACTGAATTCTTACATGATGTTTAACTGGTAAAGTTGACATTATAGGGTTGATCAGATTCTCTCAGTCTTCACAGACAGTCAAGGTCATGGAAGACTTGAATTAAGATAAGGATCAGGGCATGCCTTACTCTACTACTTGACCAAATGCACCTCTACAACAGAGTAAGAATGTTAATTAAGCCCAACTCAGGCTGACACGGAAAAAGAAAGACCAGATTATGAGTAGTAAGACTTAGCTTTGTGTTAGCTAAGAGCCCTCCCAAGGGCACTTAAGTTTGATGGATCGATGCGCCTGGCTCATGAGGAGCCAAATTAAACTTGGTACCGCCTTTCCTCGTCTTTGAAGGCATCACCCTACCTGTGGGTGCATGCAGATGCTTTAAGCCCATCACAGGGATAAAGCAGAAGGAACTGCACAGTTACCACGGCATCAGTTGATGGATTCGGAGTGCTCCTCCGATCCCGAGACTGACTCGGTCTACAAAAGACCTTGGGGTGTCAACTTAGGCTTATGTTAGAGCAGATGGACAAACTTACAGACACACAGTGAGAACAAGGATGAGTGAAGAAGAACCATGGTTAGGCCAAGGGTTGCTCCGGTGCGGAAGGTGCAGCAAAGTGAGCAGGAATGAGTCTGTAGGGATGGGCTGTTGGACTCGGCAGGCTTGGAGATGTCACAGCCATAGTCATGCCTGTTTTAGAGCAAAAGACACTGTTAAAGATATTAGTACCCCAAATTGCAGATACAATGGCCTCAACCAGCAGAAAGATAATACAAGtgcataaaggaaaaaagaaatcttAGATCTAACACATTTTTAGTTAATGACAAAGAATAATCATGTAATTAGGAACGCTATTAATTATCTTTAACAGGTTGCCCTTCCTGAGATGTAATCATATGGCACTTCCAATCTCTAAAGAACGTGTTCGATCTTAACCTATTACATATCTACAATCTTCTATAGCGAATGTATTGTTACTAAGTAGGTTTCCGCCATTATCAAACTTTATCTGATctcaaggaaaagaaaagatgggagaaatggaagATCTCAACGAACCTGCTTGTGCTGTGGGGGTCGGAGCCAGGGACATGGGTCCTCCGTAGAGTTGAGCTGCGAAGCCTGTCACCCCGGCCGTGGTGGTCACCGCAGAGTACTGGAGCATCGGAGGGTACTGCAGGCCATATCCTTGACCCTGAGCGTAAGCAgccgcgccgccgccgccgccgccgccgccgccctggCCAAACTGGAAGTATGGGTAGTAGCCGGTGGTTCCGGCTACCACCCCGTTTGCTGCCCCTCCGTAGAGTGGATACTGAGAAGCTGCTCCACCGTACATGTTGTAGTAGCTCTGGTAATCAGACTAAAATGTAGTGAGGAGTCAGTAAGTGCATGCGCCAAATAATTTGCTTGGTGGTCATCGAAAAGCTATTCCATTGTAATGTCGATTCATGTTTCCCTCCAACTTGTTTATTGCGCCAAGGAAGGAATCCTATTTCTGTATTAAGCTCTGTGACTGGCTATTTAACTAGCAAAAGAAAAGCTTGAGGGGACAAAAAAACATGTTATTGCAGGTGAAGGTTCTGAGAAACCGGCATTGGCTAAATCCATGTCAGAAAAGAAACATGCATGCAACAGTACTAAAAGAGATGTGAGAActttatatctctctctctctctatcttttgCGTCAAAACAATGCAGGTAGAAGAGAGCAAGCGGGACATACCGTAGCGTAGTTGTACTCTGCGGAATAGGGTGAGAACCTGAAATTGCAGGTGGAAAGCTACAAGTTAGAGAGACGTACATGGAAGTTATCTATGAAGAAAGAATCTTCATGCACGTCGACAACGTGACAACGATGACGACGAGAAGATGTGCGTATGtgtatgtttgtgtgtgtgtgtgtgagagagagagagagagagagagagagagagagagaggaagagtgaCACTGCTTTGATTTGAAGCACCCATCCATGTACACGGATCAAGGCAGTATCGTGCGTGGTGAGAGAGCAGGCCACCATGATCGTCtgtgagagagggggggggggatgccTTTACGGGCAAGCGTACATGCACATGCTGGCATCTGACCCTCACAATGTGTGTCGCCTTCTTTACAGCTTACCCGTAGACATAATAAGGAAGCCCTTGTTGGATGGCATAATGAGGGAAGGTGGCAGCTGCAGGCGAAGGAAAAGCAGTTCCCACCCCACCTTGAAGGCCTGCCTGAAAAGATTTCATAACCCTAAAGTTCCTGCTCCCTCCTGTAAGATATAAAAGACAGTGTTATCATCCCCATCAACCTCAGTCAAACTACTGTAGCTGTCACCTCAGTGACTGTCTGCTCCACTGGGgggaatccaaggtagaaatgcCATGGAAACATGCCTGAGCACTTAAACCAGTTGagaaagacacacacacacacacacactacaaGAAGTAATGACTTTGCCTTGATGAAATGAGCAGCATTGTTTCCTAGGATAACTGATATGATTGTCTCTTCAGCTTCTCTCATTACCCTTAATATCTTTAGATAACCTCACtgttctttctccttttacctttTGTGATGCTACAccataagtttaagaatgataacaTAGGGTTCCAGCTCATAATGCCAGCATATTTAGTGGTAGAATGAATGAATTATGATCCGGAAAAAGAATATTTGACGTTatgcaatccattaaacaacaagaatgtgtgtgtgagagagaggagAGACTAGTTAAAATATGATAAGAGATGAGAGTACAAGAAGCAAATTGAATATTAATAGGTGCAAAGCCTACTTTTTATCACCCATATCATGAGCTCTTGGCATCACAAAAAAGCATGAAATGAAGCATAATTAAGAACCTTGGACAAGCAAATTAATTACAAGAAAGAAGCATAATTAATGATAAAGATTTGTTTACCATGAAGAAGAGTTGGAGGTTTAGATCTGTGAACCCCCAAGGAGGCGAGGTTGCAATTAGCCCTCCTT of the Musa acuminata AAA Group cultivar baxijiao chromosome BXJ2-10, Cavendish_Baxijiao_AAA, whole genome shotgun sequence genome contains:
- the LOC135582823 gene encoding uncharacterized protein LOC135582823 isoform X2, which encodes MTPANVAGQFGDTTYTKVFVGGLAWETQRDTMRKYFEQFGEILEAVVITDKNTGRSKGYGFVTFREPEAAMRACVDPSPVIDGRRANCNLASLGVHRSKPPTLLHGGSRNFRVMKSFQAGLQGGVGTAFPSPAAATFPHYAIQQGLPYYVYGFSPYSAEYNYATSYYNMYGGAASQYPLYGGAANGVVAGTTGYYPYFQFGQGGGGGGGGGAAAYAQGQGYGLQYPPMLQYSAVTTTAGVTGFAAQLYGGPMSLAPTPTAQAGMTMAVTSPSLPSPTAHPYRLIPAHFAAPSAPEQPLA
- the LOC135582823 gene encoding uncharacterized protein LOC135582823 isoform X1; the protein is MTPANVAGQFGDTTYTKVFVGGLAWETQRDTMRKYFEQFGEILEAVVITDKNTGRSKGYGFVTFREPEAAMRACVDPSPVIDGRRANCNLASLGVHRSKPPTLLHGGSRNFRVMKSFQAGLQGGVGTAFPSPAAATFPHYAIQQGLPYYVYGFSPYSAEYNYATSDYQSYYNMYGGAASQYPLYGGAANGVVAGTTGYYPYFQFGQGGGGGGGGGAAAYAQGQGYGLQYPPMLQYSAVTTTAGVTGFAAQLYGGPMSLAPTPTAQAGMTMAVTSPSLPSPTAHPYRLIPAHFAAPSAPEQPLA
- the LOC135582823 gene encoding uncharacterized protein LOC135582823 isoform X4; the encoded protein is MTPANVAGQFGDTTYTKVFVGGLAWETQRDTMRKYFEQFGEILEAVVITDKNTGRSKGYGFVTFREPEAAMRACVDPSPVIDGRRANCNLASLGVHRSKPPTLLHGGSRNFRVMKSFQAGLQGGVGTAFPSPAAATFPHYAIQQGLPYYVYGFSPYSAEYNYATSYYNMYGGAASQYPLYGGAANGVVAGTTGYYPYFQFGQGGGGGGGGGAAAYAQGQGYGLQYPPMLQYSAVTTTAGVTGFAAQLYGGPMSLAPTPTAQAVSFALKQA
- the LOC135582823 gene encoding uncharacterized protein LOC135582823 isoform X3; this translates as MTPANVAGQFGDTTYTKVFVGGLAWETQRDTMRKYFEQFGEILEAVVITDKNTGRSKGYGFVTFREPEAAMRACVDPSPVIDGRRANCNLASLGVHRSKPPTLLHGGSRNFRVMKSFQAGLQGGVGTAFPSPAAATFPHYAIQQGLPYYVYGFSPYSAEYNYATSDYQSYYNMYGGAASQYPLYGGAANGVVAGTTGYYPYFQFGQGGGGGGGGGAAAYAQGQGYGLQYPPMLQYSAVTTTAGVTGFAAQLYGGPMSLAPTPTAQAVSFALKQA